One window of Candidatus Zixiibacteriota bacterium genomic DNA carries:
- a CDS encoding tetratricopeptide repeat protein, which produces YAMTQNNLGNAYRILAEVEAKAESCKKAIKACEEALKVYTLKRFPMQYAVTQNNLGNAYRTLSEVDAKAYNCTKAIKACEEALNVYTFERFSMDYAMTQNNLGNAYRTLAEVEAKADNCKKAMRAYEEALKVFTKDEFPETYPLVESNLRRLIDFCKSK; this is translated from the coding sequence TTATGCCATGACCCAGAACAATCTCGGGAATGCATACAGAATCCTGGCAGAGGTTGAGGCTAAGGCTGAAAGCTGTAAAAAGGCAATCAAAGCCTGTGAGGAAGCTCTTAAAGTCTATACTCTTAAACGTTTCCCTATGCAATATGCCGTGACCCAGAACAATCTCGGGAATGCATACAGAACCCTATCAGAGGTTGACGCTAAAGCGTATAACTGCACAAAGGCAATCAAAGCCTGTGAGGAAGCTCTTAATGTCTATACTTTTGAACGCTTCTCAATGGATTATGCCATGACCCAGAACAATCTCGGGAATGCATACAGAACCCTGGCAGAGGTTGAGGCTAAGGCTGACAACTGTAAAAAGGCGATGAGAGCTTATGAAGAAGCACTTAAAGTATTTACTAAAGATGAATTTCCTGAAACTTACCCGTTAGTAGAGAGCAATCTTAGAAGATTAATTGATTTCTGTAAAAGTAAATGA